A region of Lacinutrix sp. Hel_I_90 DNA encodes the following proteins:
- a CDS encoding thioredoxin family protein — protein sequence MARTESNIFENGTLAPEFSLTDTVTDRTMNLHQLKGNKVTVIMFICNHCPFVVHVNPQLVKLANDYKDKGVAFIAISSNDAENYPQDRPELMKQVAANLKYPFPYLYDDTQDVAKAYDAACTPDFYVFDGELKATYHGQLDNSRPGNGLPLTGEDLRQAIDAILNNKKPIEHQKPSVGCNIKWK from the coding sequence ATGGCACGTACAGAATCTAATATTTTTGAAAATGGAACCTTAGCACCAGAGTTTTCTTTGACCGATACGGTAACGGATAGAACCATGAACCTTCATCAGCTTAAAGGTAACAAAGTAACCGTGATAATGTTTATCTGTAACCATTGTCCTTTTGTGGTGCATGTGAATCCGCAATTAGTAAAACTGGCTAACGACTATAAGGATAAAGGTGTTGCTTTTATTGCTATTAGTAGTAATGATGCTGAAAATTATCCGCAAGACAGACCTGAATTAATGAAGCAGGTTGCTGCTAATTTAAAATATCCGTTTCCTTATTTATATGATGACACACAAGACGTGGCCAAAGCATATGACGCAGCTTGTACTCCAGATTTTTATGTTTTTGATGGGGAACTAAAAGCGACCTATCACGGGCAGCTAGATAATTCAAGACCAGGAAATGGTTTGCCTTTAACAGGAGAAGATTTGAGGCAGGCAATAGACGCTATTTTAAATAATAAAAAGCCGATAGAACACCAGAAACCTAGTGTGGGCTGCAATATTAAGTGGAAATAG
- the ctlX gene encoding citrulline utilization hydrolase CtlX, with translation MRQTTNTILMIRPVAFRMNEQTAVNNYFQEELKLKNAEVNTKAQEEFDAFVEKLRAVGVTVIVEQDDILLDAPDSIFPNNWVSFHENGNVGIYPMFAENRRKERRDEIFIRLEQEGFKINNIIDYTSAEEEGVFLEGTGSLLLDRANDKAYCALSPRADETLFIEFCEDFEYTPVVFTAYQTFEGKRLPIYHTNVMMCLAETFAVICLDSIDDKKERKNVIQNLTDDGKEIIKISEKQLAQFAGNMLQVRGANDKLFLIMSQSAYDSLSQTQIELIEKHCEIISSSLETIETCGGGSARCMMAEVFLPKV, from the coding sequence ATGCGACAAACAACAAACACCATCTTAATGATTCGTCCTGTAGCATTCAGAATGAATGAGCAAACCGCCGTTAATAATTATTTTCAAGAAGAACTTAAACTTAAAAATGCTGAAGTTAATACAAAGGCACAAGAAGAGTTTGATGCTTTTGTAGAGAAGTTAAGGGCTGTTGGTGTTACTGTTATTGTTGAGCAGGACGATATACTATTAGATGCACCAGATTCTATTTTTCCTAACAATTGGGTAAGCTTCCACGAAAACGGAAATGTTGGAATCTACCCTATGTTTGCAGAAAACAGAAGGAAAGAACGTAGAGATGAGATTTTTATAAGATTGGAGCAAGAAGGTTTTAAAATCAATAATATCATCGATTATACTTCGGCAGAGGAGGAAGGTGTTTTCTTAGAGGGGACTGGAAGTTTATTGTTAGATCGTGCAAATGATAAAGCCTATTGTGCATTATCACCAAGAGCCGACGAAACTTTGTTTATCGAATTTTGTGAGGATTTTGAATATACACCAGTAGTTTTTACAGCGTATCAAACCTTTGAAGGTAAAAGGTTGCCTATTTACCACACCAATGTGATGATGTGCCTTGCAGAAACGTTCGCGGTCATTTGTTTAGACAGTATCGACGACAAAAAAGAACGTAAAAATGTCATTCAAAATTTAACCGATGACGGTAAAGAAATTATAAAAATTAGTGAAAAGCAACTGGCGCAGTTTGCTGGAAATATGCTTCAGGTAAGAGGTGCTAACGATAAATTGTTTTTAATTATGAGTCAGTCAGCTTATGATTCTTTATCTCAGACTCAAATAGAATTGATTGAGAAACACTGTGAGATAATATCAAGTTCTTTAGAAACTATCGAGACTTGTGGAGGTGGGAGTGCGCGCTGTATGATGGCTGAGGTGTTTCTACCGAAGGTGTAG
- a CDS encoding ATP-binding protein produces MKRLIVLFFSFVLSCSCFSQNEELESLIIGLSFQKSDTTKIKTASKIIKLLYNSKAYDRALKYSIETERLSEELNYTRGSAEMAYFKAIIYNKKDDYINASVQFKRAATLFETLKDTLALAKIKSRLGSLEIARGKYSIGLKQVFDGIRELEKRDVKEELIIAYNGLAKAYEKTNSLEKAIDYNLKSLAIEKELSDTEGLINSNINLAHLYYYKKDFKKSIRYYENALNYAQDTNDTLRASILPELGEAYFKIGDYKLSAQYLVLGIKLNRRLKDNDGIIKSLNNLAALNLAKQQFKIAEQQLLEAGSLGRNRANKQELLKNYALMKALDSTRGDFKSAFTWQSQYYKIKSALDAEKKTYNTPAPLEEPIIESTLQLEEPTLSSTKEDNEAKRILDKYKLIFYALLGAFAIISTFFILFYLKRNNRLKYTQELEAKNKKIELQNEAILEQSKHLEDINNVKDKLFSIISHDLKDSLTSTKGFIDLLNDGQLSQEEFNSLLPELSKSANNASLLLFDLLNWSKSQMQSLKPKPSSFDVQEVFYEKVKLIEQKMQTKGIVLIDNTFPDFVFADRSMVEIIIQNLLANAVKFCKSGDSITIGNEIDKNKTIISVADSGVGISIENQHKLFDNNAFTTVGTSNEIGTGLGLSICRELVALNEGRIWVDSEPNVGSTFFVELPKKSIENAVNTGTTPSVETPQPSYSAHSHLHKSR; encoded by the coding sequence ATGAAAAGACTAATTGTTCTTTTTTTCTCCTTCGTACTCTCCTGCTCTTGTTTTTCTCAAAATGAAGAACTTGAAAGTCTTATTATTGGGTTATCGTTTCAGAAATCTGACACTACAAAAATAAAAACAGCTTCAAAAATCATTAAGTTACTTTACAACTCCAAAGCGTACGATAGGGCATTAAAATATAGTATAGAGACCGAACGACTTTCTGAGGAACTCAATTACACCAGAGGTTCTGCAGAGATGGCTTATTTTAAAGCTATAATCTATAATAAAAAAGACGATTACATTAATGCTTCCGTTCAATTTAAAAGAGCGGCAACTCTATTTGAAACACTAAAAGACACTTTAGCACTTGCGAAAATTAAAAGCCGTCTTGGTTCCCTTGAAATAGCACGTGGCAAGTATTCCATAGGTTTAAAACAGGTGTTTGACGGTATCAGAGAACTTGAAAAACGAGATGTAAAAGAAGAGTTAATCATTGCTTATAATGGTTTGGCTAAAGCCTATGAAAAAACAAACAGTCTTGAAAAGGCCATTGACTACAATTTGAAAAGTTTAGCAATTGAAAAAGAACTAAGCGACACTGAGGGTCTGATAAATAGTAACATTAATCTAGCGCATTTGTATTATTATAAAAAAGACTTTAAAAAAAGCATTCGTTATTATGAAAATGCCCTCAATTATGCTCAAGACACTAACGACACATTAAGAGCTTCAATTCTACCAGAACTTGGCGAAGCCTATTTTAAAATAGGAGATTACAAATTATCTGCTCAGTATTTGGTGCTAGGAATAAAATTAAATAGGCGATTAAAAGACAACGATGGTATAATTAAATCATTAAATAATTTAGCCGCTCTTAATCTGGCTAAACAACAGTTTAAAATTGCAGAACAACAACTTCTAGAAGCCGGGAGTTTAGGAAGGAATAGAGCTAATAAACAAGAACTTCTAAAAAATTACGCTTTGATGAAGGCTTTAGATTCTACGAGAGGTGATTTTAAAAGTGCTTTTACCTGGCAAAGTCAATACTACAAAATAAAGAGTGCTTTAGATGCTGAAAAAAAGACATATAATACGCCTGCTCCCTTAGAAGAACCTATTATAGAAAGCACATTACAACTAGAAGAACCAACACTTTCCTCTACTAAAGAAGATAATGAGGCTAAAAGAATACTAGATAAATACAAACTTATTTTTTATGCCTTACTTGGGGCTTTTGCTATTATTTCTACTTTCTTTATACTCTTCTATTTAAAACGGAACAATCGTCTTAAGTATACTCAAGAATTAGAAGCTAAAAATAAAAAAATAGAACTACAAAATGAAGCCATTCTTGAACAAAGCAAGCATCTGGAAGATATTAACAATGTAAAGGATAAGTTGTTTTCTATTATATCTCATGACTTAAAAGATTCATTAACCTCAACTAAAGGTTTTATAGACTTATTAAACGACGGCCAACTTTCGCAAGAGGAATTTAATAGCTTATTACCAGAACTAAGTAAGAGTGCAAACAACGCCTCATTACTATTATTTGACCTCTTAAACTGGTCTAAATCTCAAATGCAGTCTCTTAAGCCAAAGCCATCTTCATTTGATGTTCAAGAAGTATTCTATGAAAAAGTAAAACTGATAGAACAAAAAATGCAAACCAAAGGCATTGTTTTGATCGATAATACGTTTCCTGATTTTGTATTTGCCGACCGAAGCATGGTTGAAATTATTATTCAGAACTTATTGGCTAATGCTGTTAAATTCTGCAAATCTGGAGATTCCATTACTATTGGTAATGAAATAGATAAGAACAAAACCATTATTAGTGTTGCCGATTCTGGTGTTGGTATTTCAATAGAGAATCAGCATAAGTTATTTGATAATAACGCATTTACTACTGTGGGGACTAGTAATGAAATAGGTACTGGTTTAGGTTTAAGCATTTGTCGTGAATTGGTAGCACTTAATGAAGGCCGCATTTGGGTAGATAGTGAACCCAATGTAGGCAGCACCTTTTTTGTTGAACTGCCAAAAAAGAGTATAGAAAACGCTGTAAACACAGGAACTACACCTTCGGTAGAAACACCTCAGCCATCATACAGCGCGCACTCCCACCTCCACAAGTCTCGATAG
- the argS gene encoding arginine--tRNA ligase, with the protein MNLQETLSQHVKAAVKSIFSADLETVEFQTTRKEFAGDITAVVFPMLRVVKGNPVQIGEAIGQYLLDHVVQVKGFNVVKGFLNIEIHDAYYIRFFNTIKNDPEYGFVNAKAEDKAIMVEYSSPNTNKPLHLGHVRNNLLGYSVAEIIKAAGHKVYKTQIINDRGIHICKSMLAWERFGDGETPESTGLKGDKLVGNYYVKFDQEYKKEIETLKEEGKTEEEAKKQAPILIDAQNMLLKWEAGDKTVVALWEKMNQWVYDGFDLTYQNLGVDFDTLYYESQTYLLGKEFVAEGLKTGVFYEKEDGSVWCDLTADGLDEKIVLRSDGTAVYMTQDIGTAIQRVKDFPDVGGMVYTVGNEQEYHFQVLFLIIKKLGFDWAKNLFHLSYGMVDLPSGKMKSREGTVVDADDLITEMASTAKEISEELGKLEGYSDAEKAALYKTIGLGALKYYILKVDPKKRILFDPKESIDFQGNTGPFIQYTYARIQSILRKAQSDRDAVSNEVDAAYELHEKEKSVLKQLQLFPEVIQNAAENHSPALIANYTYELVKDFNSFYQNVSILGADNATDKGFRIQLSHAVANTIKKAFGLLGISVPERM; encoded by the coding sequence ATGAACCTTCAAGAGACCTTATCTCAACACGTAAAAGCGGCTGTAAAATCTATTTTTAGTGCCGATTTAGAAACTGTAGAATTTCAAACCACACGTAAAGAGTTTGCAGGAGATATTACGGCTGTGGTTTTCCCGATGCTTCGTGTGGTGAAAGGGAATCCCGTACAAATTGGTGAAGCTATTGGTCAATATTTGTTGGATCATGTAGTGCAGGTTAAGGGTTTTAATGTGGTAAAAGGCTTTTTAAACATTGAAATTCACGATGCGTATTATATTCGTTTTTTCAATACTATAAAAAATGATCCAGAATATGGGTTTGTAAACGCTAAGGCTGAAGACAAAGCCATTATGGTTGAGTATTCTTCACCAAATACAAATAAGCCGTTGCATTTAGGTCATGTTAGAAATAATTTATTGGGTTACAGTGTTGCCGAAATTATTAAGGCCGCTGGACATAAAGTTTATAAAACGCAAATTATAAATGATCGCGGCATCCATATTTGTAAAAGTATGCTGGCCTGGGAACGTTTTGGAGATGGTGAAACGCCGGAGTCGACAGGGTTAAAAGGCGATAAGCTAGTTGGTAATTATTATGTGAAGTTTGACCAGGAATACAAAAAGGAAATTGAAACCCTAAAAGAGGAGGGCAAGACCGAAGAAGAAGCAAAAAAACAAGCACCAATTTTAATTGATGCTCAAAATATGCTTTTAAAATGGGAAGCTGGCGATAAAACAGTCGTTGCACTTTGGGAAAAAATGAACCAATGGGTTTATGATGGTTTTGATTTGACCTATCAAAATTTAGGTGTCGATTTTGACACACTATACTACGAAAGTCAAACCTATTTATTAGGTAAAGAATTTGTTGCTGAAGGCTTAAAAACAGGTGTCTTTTATGAAAAAGAAGACGGCTCGGTTTGGTGTGATTTAACAGCGGACGGTTTAGACGAAAAAATAGTATTACGAAGTGATGGTACCGCGGTTTACATGACGCAAGACATTGGAACAGCCATACAACGTGTTAAAGATTTTCCAGACGTTGGTGGTATGGTGTATACTGTTGGTAATGAGCAGGAATATCACTTTCAGGTCTTGTTTTTAATTATTAAAAAATTGGGCTTTGACTGGGCGAAGAATTTGTTTCATTTAAGTTACGGGATGGTAGATTTGCCTTCAGGAAAAATGAAGAGTAGAGAAGGAACAGTAGTAGATGCTGATGATTTAATAACTGAAATGGCAAGTACAGCCAAAGAAATTTCTGAAGAACTAGGAAAATTAGAAGGCTATAGCGACGCTGAAAAAGCGGCCTTATACAAAACCATAGGTCTTGGCGCTTTAAAATACTACATCTTAAAAGTAGACCCGAAAAAACGTATTTTGTTTGACCCAAAAGAATCTATCGATTTTCAAGGCAATACAGGGCCGTTTATACAATATACCTACGCTAGAATACAATCTATTTTACGTAAAGCCCAATCCGACCGGGATGCTGTGTCTAATGAAGTTGATGCAGCTTACGAACTCCACGAAAAAGAAAAGAGCGTATTAAAACAACTGCAACTCTTTCCAGAAGTGATTCAAAATGCAGCAGAGAATCATAGTCCGGCGCTAATAGCTAACTATACTTATGAGCTAGTGAAAGACTTCAATTCGTTCTATCAAAATGTTTCTATTTTAGGCGCAGATAATGCTACAGATAAAGGTTTTAGAATCCAATTGTCACATGCGGTTGCTAATACCATTAAAAAAGCCTTTGGTTTGTTAGGGATTTCGGTTCCAGAACGTATGTAG